The nucleotide window TTTGTTAACTTTTACATCTAAGTATTATCTTATATAAATTTGAACATCGTTTAGTATAAAAAAGTTCCTTAATTAATTATAGTATGCCAAGATTAATCAATACAATTCTCGGAAAGGTAAAAGGTACTCTCAACGACCTGACTTTCTTCTATAAAAATAATGTTCAGTTCGTTAAATCACGTAAGAAACCTCATGCAAAATCCTGGAAGAATTCTGTTCTTGCTAAAAATAACAGAAGACAGTTTGCTAACTCTCACTTTTTCTCCAAAATAATTACTCATGAAAAAGAAATCTATGACCTCTGGAAGTCGGCAAATGTCAAGGGCAGCTCACCCTATTTTAAAGTTCATTCTTACAATCGAACAAAATGTACTCATAAAGGATTAACCGAAAAGAATGTGATTACTCCTGATAGTATTCCTATATCAGTTGAAAATCTTGTTATGCGAAAAGATACCTTATCATTCAGCTTCAAACTGTTCAGGAAAAATAATGATTACCTCTCAGCTCCTTTCTCTCTTTTCATTTGTGCTATGCTTACTAATGGTATTATTCCATCTAATATTGATGGTGTCTATGCAGATTTTTTATATAAAGATATTACCGAAGAAATTTCTGAATACACAGAAGTACAGATAACTTTCAACAGTAGACTATCGGAATTTGAAATTCCGAATTTTAAAGAATTATATATATTTATCGCTGCTGCAAAGAAAATCGACGATAGCTTTGAATGGTCGTCAACTTATACAAAAATGTTCGATATTTCTGCTTTTAATAATAAATGGTACCTTGATAGCGAAATAAAGTAATTTTAAAAGATAAAGATTAAAAATATATCCGGTAATACAGATGGCTCTCAGTAGTTGAAATTCTATTCTGTTTCCCTTATTTGCCTGTATTAGTGAAACTTGAATAAAATCCTCTTTTTGATATACATCCTTGTGTTTTCAAGGTCATAATTCAAAAAAATCGTAATAATTCCTTTATTTCCATTTAATATCATCTTGAAATTTCTTAACTTAACTAAATTATTTGAATTTGAATATTTGTGTGTTTGCTTCAGGTTCTGGCTCTAATTTCAGGGCTTTGCTTGAAGCAAGAAAAAGTAACTACATCAAGTCTGAGTTTAAACTTTTAATTACCAATAACTCCCGTTGCGGAGCCGTTGATATTGCAAAGGAGTTTGATGTCGAAAGCTTTCATATCAGTAGAAAAGTTTTTCATGACCTGAATGATTCAGATTATGCAAAACTCTTCTCTGACTTGCTGGATAAATACAGTATTAACTTGATTGTACTCGCTGGTTACATGAAGATGATTGAACCCGCTGTTATTAGAAAATTCAAAAACAGAATCATTAACATTCATCCTGCTCTGCTTCCATCGTTCGGTGGAAAAGGCATGTATGGTATGAATGTACATAAAGCTGTTATTGATTCGGGTGCTAAAGAATCCGGAGTCACAATTCATTTAGTCGACGAAATTTATGATAACGGAAGAATACTTTTACAGGAAAAAGTAAATGTTGATTCTAATGATGATGAGCTCACTCTTCAGAAAAAGGTTCTTACCCTTGAACATAAATATTTCAAAGAGGTTATTAAACAAATCGAAGAAGGTAAATTAGTTTTATAAAATGAAAAAGACAGCTTTAATTAGTGTTTACTACAAAGACGGACTCTTGCAGTTTGCAAAAGAACTAATAGACAGAAATTTTGAAATTGTTTCTACTGGAGGTACAAGTAAATTTCTGTCAGAAAATAATATTCCTGTTACTACTGTTGAATCAATCACTAACTTTCCCGAAGTTCTAAACGGTAGAGTGAAAACACTCCACCCGGGCGTCTTCTCTGGAATCCTTGCTCAAAAGGATAATCCGGAGCATATTTCACAACTCGCAAACCACAATCTTAAATCTTTTGACTTGATTGTAGTTACTCTTTATCCGTTTGCTGAAACTATTGCCGAACCGGGAGTCCAACTCGAAGATGCAATAGAAAAGATTGATATCGGAGGGGTTAGTCTCATTCGTGCTGCAGCTAAAAACTATTCCTCAGTCAGCGTTCTTGTTAAACAGTCTCAGTACGACGATTACCTGAATGAATTCGATAAAACAAACGGAAGCATTTCGAATCAGTTTTCTCTTGACCTTGCAGCGGATGCATTTACTCTCATATCAAAATACGATGACGATATTAAAGACTATTTCAGAGATTTAACTAAAAATGATTCCGGTCTTCGTTACGGTGAGAATCCTCATCAGAAAGCAAGCTTTGAAAAAACTAACTTTGATGACATCTTTGAAGTATTCCACGGTAAAGAACTTTCTTACAACAACCTTCTGGATGTGGATGCCGCTCACTCACTCATTAATGAATTCATTAACAATGAACCCACAACAGCAATAGTAAAACACGGAAATCCTTGCGGAGTGGCAACCGCTAAGACTTTGAGGGAATCATACCTGAGAGCTTTTGAATCCGATACTGCTTCACCTTTTGGAGGAATAATAATCTTTAATAAAACTCTTGATATTGAGACAGCGATTGAAGCCGACAAAATTTTCTCTGAAATTATTCTTGCACCTGCATATGGCGACGGAGTCCTTGATTTGTTAATGAAAAAGAAGAATAGAAGATTAATTATTTTTAATTTCTATGAAAGCTTTAAAGAAAGCAGGGAAATAACAGGTGGAATACTACATCAGGATAGAGATAACATCGTTTTTAATAAAGATGAGATTAAATGTGTTACTTCTAAACAACCCGAAGTTAAGCAAATGCAAGACATGGAATTTGCATATAAAATCGTAAAACATACAAAATCTAATGCCGTTGTTTTTGTTAAAGATCAGCAGACAGTAGGTGTTGGTGGAGGTCAACCGTCGCGTATCGATTCAACAAAAATTGCAGTTTCAAAGGCAAAACAGTTTGGACTTAATCTTAATGGTTCAGTAGTTGCTTCAGATGCTTACTTTCCGTTTGCGGATGGACTTATAGCAACAGCAGAAGCTGGTGCTGCAGCAGTTATTCAGCCAGGCGGATCTGTCAGAGATGATGAAGTAATAAAAGAAGCTGATGCTAGAGGCCTTTGCATGGTTTTTACAGGTTACAGACATTTCAGACATTAATTTAAGTTTTTACATTAATGTTTATTTTAGTTATATTTACGCAATTTTAAATAATTTTATTATAAATTTAAAAATATAGTAAGGATTTATATATGCCGTTTTTAGGAATGTTTTCGAATGATATAGCAATTGATTTGGGGACTGCTAATACATTGATTTATATGAAGGGTAAAGGTATAGTATTAAACGAACCTTCTATCGTTACTTTCGATGTTACAACACGAAAGATTGTTGCTATCGGTGAAGAAGCAAAAAAGATGATGGGTAGAGTTCATAAAGAGTTGAATACTATCAGACCGATGCGCGACGGAGTCATTGCCGACTTTGAGATAGCTGAAGGTATGCTTAAAGATTTTATAAAGAAAATTACTTCGGGATTCATGCCTGCTAAAAGAATTGTAATCTGTGTTCCAAGTGGTATTACGGAAGTTGAAAAGCGTGCAGTAAGGGATACAGCTGAAAAGGCAGGTGCAAAAGAAGTGTTCCTTATTTCCGAACCTATGGCTGCAGCAATTGGTATTGGACTTGACGTTACAGCACCGTTTGGTAATATGATTATTGACATAGGTGGAGGTACTACTGAAATTGCTGTAATAGCTCTTTCAGGTATCACGAATGGTGTTTCCATAAGGGTAGCAGGCGATGAATTGACAGAAGCAATCATTAGATTCTTTAGAGCTAACCAGAATATGCTAATTGGTGAAACAACCGCCGAAAATATTAAATGTCAGGTCGGTTCCGTTATGCCGCTAGAAGAAGAAATTATTATCGAAGTAAAAGGACGTGACCTTGTAGCAGGTGTTCCTAAGCTTACTGAAGTTAGTTCTATCGAAATTAGGGAAGCTCTTAACGCCCCCGTTCAGCAGATGGTTGAAGCCGTAAAAGTTGCTCTCGAAAAAACAGCCCCGGAACTATCTTCGGATATTCTCGATAGAGGTATCTTCTTAACCGGCGGTGGTGCTCTATTACAGGGACTCGACGAAAGGATTAGAGTCGAAACAGGTGTTCCTGTTCATGTTGCTGAAGAACCTTTAACAGCAGTTGCAAGAGGGACAGGTAAAATTCTTGAAGACATTAGCAAATACAGAAAAGTTTTATTAAGCAGATAGGCTTGAACATATTAATTGAAGAAATTAGGACAACTCATATTAAACCTTAAAGAATATTTGATACTTTCTGTTCTTATTATTTTTTCTCTGGCTTTTATTTTCTCAAACGATAACACTCAAATAAGGTTCTTACGTGCAATTGCTGTCGGGATGTTTGGCACAGTACAAAGCGGTATCTCATCCATTCCTAACGTTTTCGAACTTCAAGAAGAAAATAAAATACTGAGAGAGAATAATATCAGACTCTCAAATGATGTCGCTAATCTCAAAGAAGCAAGACTTGAAAATATCCGACTGTCTAAACTTCTTTCTTTCAAGGAATCCTCAGGACTGGGTCTGGTAAGTGCAAAGATTGTTAACAAATCTGTTTTCCAGACTCGAAATACAATAACGATTAATGCAGGTGAAGGAGATAGCTTGAACCTGAACATGCCGGTTATTACTGATGCAGGGCTTGTTGGCAGAATTGTTTCTATGAGTAAGAACTACTCAATAGCCCAGATTCTTTACAACAAGGATTTGAGAATTACCGTCAAAGTTCAGCGCAGCAGAGTAGATGGAATTCTTCAGTTTGATGGAGTGACAGCATTAAATATAACTAATGTGCCTAAAACCGCCGATGTGCAGATTGGCGATGTTATTATTACATCCGAATATAGCAATCTGTTTCCTTCAGGTATTCCGGTAGGAACAGTAACTGAAACAGGAAATCTGGATAATCTTTTTATGAAGATTGTAATACAGCCGCTTGTAAATTTTAATACTCTCGAAAACGTTTTCGTTCTTAAGTCCTACCCGAACAAGGAAAAGTATTTACTGGAAAAAACTTATAATCCTGGACGAAAATGAATCTCGATTATAAAGTTTTACTAAAATACACAGGGATACTAATAATTATTGTCTTTATTCAAAAGACTTTTATCAATTACATTGCTTTGTCAGATTTTAACATTATACCTGACCTCGTTATAATTGCGATTGCTTACATTGGAGCAAAAGAAGGTAAAATTCAGGGGATGTTATTCGGATTTTTCACCGGTCTTCTTGTCGATATTTTAAGCGGTTCTTTCTTCGGCCTTTCGGCACTATCATACTCACTCGCAGCATTTATTGCCGGATTCTTTAGAACTGAAAATGATAAGTTTATTTACAAGTGGTATTTTATGATTACCGTTTTCTCTTCTTCCTTGGTTGCGAATATTATTTATTTTAGCTTTTATTTTCAGGGAACACCACTGAATTTTACATTTGTACTGCTTAGTTATGTTATGACATCATCGACTTATACCACCCTTATCAGTTTTATATACACTATAATTCCTCGAAAGAAAGAAATTGACAGGAGATTTATAAGTGAATCGTGATACAAAACTATACATCGTGTTAAGTGTATTACTTGTTGCATCTCTTGCACTGGTTGTAAGACTGGTTCAGCTTCAGGTTGTTGAACAAAAGGAATACGGAAAAGAATCTGATAAGAACTCGATTAAGAAAATTACTGAAATCCCGGCTCGAGGATTAATGTTTGACAGGATGGGTAAAATCATAGTTGATAACAGACCTGCTTATACTTTAACGATAACTCCATTTCAGTTCGATAAAAATCTTACAGAAGAGGTTGCATCTTTAGTTGGGATTGAAACCGAAGAGATTAAGCAGCAGCTCTCCAAAGCTAAGGGAACAAACAGGTTCAATCCGGTTATTATTAAGAGAGATTTAGATTTTAAAACAATTTCTTTTATTGAAGAAAATCGTGACAGATTAAAAGGTGTAGGGTATCAGGTTCAGTCACTCCGTTCTTATCCCAACAAATTCAGAGGCTCTCATATTTTTGGATATAATTCTGAAATTTCTGAAAAGCAGCTTGCTGCTTCAACTGAGGGTTATTACAGGCAGGGAGACCTTGTTGGTACTGCAGGTCTTGAGAGAACTTATGAAAAATATCTACGAGGTGAAAAAGGAAGTAGATTAATTTCCGTTGATGTTAATGGTAAAGAAGTTAGCCAGTATAATGACGGATATAGTGATGTCAAACCGGTAAATGGTTCTGACCTTTACACTACTATTGATTCTGATTTACAAGAGTACGCCGAGAAACTATTCTCCAACAGAAGAGGAGCAATCATAGCACTCGACCCAAGAACGGGAGAGGTACTTTGCCTAGTGTCAAAACCTGACTATGATTTAAATGTATTCTCAGGAGCTCCTGATGCCAAAGATGTAAGCAGTTTATTTAACAATCCTGATAAGCCCTTATTTAATCGGGTTACTCAAACGAAATATCCCCCAGGTTCTACCTGGAAAATGATGATGGCGCTTGCAGGTATGGGTTCTAAGAAAATCACAACAACATCTACAATCAGCTGCCCGGGTTCTTTTATGTACGGTAATAGGAACTTTGAAGATCACGGAAGCTATGGAGCAATAAGTGTTACAAGAGCTATTGAAGTTTCTTCTAACGTGTTCTTTTATAAGCTCGGTCTTATGCTCGGAATCAAGGATTATCACGATTATTCTGAAATGTTTGGTTTTGGTAACCGTACGGGGATTGACTTGCCAAATGAAACGAGAGGATTGTTACCCTCCGAAGATTATTTTAACAAAGTTTATGGTGTTAACAAATGGTCGCAAGGACTACTAGTTAGTCTTGGTATCGGACAAGGTGAACTTGGTGTATCACCCGTTCAAATGGTCAGTTACACAGCCGCTATTTGTATGGATGGGCAGTATATACAACCACACATTGTTAGAAAAATTTATAATTCATCCACCAATCAGGAATATCCTCTTGAATTCAAAAAAAGACAAATTGACCTGCAGCAAAGTTATTTTGATGCAGTTAAAAAAGGAATGTTTCTCGTTGTGAATGGTAATGGTACAGCTAAGAATATTAAAAACGATGATTATCTTCTTGCCGGTAAAACAGGAACTGCACAGAATACTAAAGGTGCTAATCATTCATGGTTTGTAGGATATGCACCCTATGACAATCCAAAGATAGCAATATGTGTACTTGGAGAAAATGCAGGTTGGGGAGCACAGGTAGCTGCTCCAATCGCTGGTGCAATTATGGTTAGGTTTTTGAGTGGTAATACAGTCGATGTTTTTATTGAAGGCAGCAGTACGGAGGCTTACGATTAATGGAGAGAAGAATCTTTGAAAGATTTGATATTACACTGTTCCTGGCTATTGTTGCTCTGATAATTATCGGAATATTCGCAATATTTAGTGCAACTCAAAGTAATCCTGTAACTGCTGATTATTACCTTAAACAAATGACTTTCGCAATCATTGGACTTGTAATGGTTGTTGTTGTCTCATTCGTTCCGCCCAGATATATTTCCAGTATAAGTTACTATTTATACGGATTCTCGCTGGTTCTTTTAGTCCTTGTTTTGATATTTGGAAAAACAATAAACGGGAATAAGAGTTGGTTTTATATTGCTGGTTTCGGTATTCAACCCTCTGAATTTGCTAAGGTAGCAACAGTTCTGGCAATAGCAAATTTTTTCTATAAGGGAGATGAAGATAATCTAAAGATTATTCCTTTCGATATTTTTAAAGCGCTAATGTTCGTTTTAATTCCAGCAGTGTTGGTAAAACTGGAAAATGATACAGGTACAACGCTGGTAATGCTTTCTTTCTTTATTCCCATGTTCTTTTGGGCAGGTGTATCACCATTTCTTTTATACGCTGTCATTACTCCTGTTTTTGCAGTCGTGCTTGCCTTTATAAACTTTTATTTCTTTGTTGCTTATTGTATCGTAATATTAATATCATTGTTCTTTTTTAAAAAGCACTGGATACAATCATTAATCGTAATTGTACTTAATATTATTTCGGGTTTGTCCGTAAGTTATCTTTTCTCAAAACTGCAGCCATATCAACAGAACAGAATTAAAGCTGTCTTTGATCCATCGTCTGATCCTCTCGGAAGCGGATATAACGTTATTCAATCAAAAGTCGCTATCGGGTCAGGAGGATTATGGGGCAAAGGTTATATGCAGGGCTCTCAAACCCAGCTTAGATTTATTCCCGAACAATGGACGGATTTTATATTTTGTATGGTAGGTGAAGAATTTGGATTCTTTGGAAC belongs to Ignavibacteria bacterium and includes:
- the mreD gene encoding rod shape-determining protein MreD gives rise to the protein MNLDYKVLLKYTGILIIIVFIQKTFINYIALSDFNIIPDLVIIAIAYIGAKEGKIQGMLFGFFTGLLVDILSGSFFGLSALSYSLAAFIAGFFRTENDKFIYKWYFMITVFSSSLVANIIYFSFYFQGTPLNFTFVLLSYVMTSSTYTTLISFIYTIIPRKKEIDRRFISES
- the mrdA gene encoding penicillin-binding protein 2; this encodes MNRDTKLYIVLSVLLVASLALVVRLVQLQVVEQKEYGKESDKNSIKKITEIPARGLMFDRMGKIIVDNRPAYTLTITPFQFDKNLTEEVASLVGIETEEIKQQLSKAKGTNRFNPVIIKRDLDFKTISFIEENRDRLKGVGYQVQSLRSYPNKFRGSHIFGYNSEISEKQLAASTEGYYRQGDLVGTAGLERTYEKYLRGEKGSRLISVDVNGKEVSQYNDGYSDVKPVNGSDLYTTIDSDLQEYAEKLFSNRRGAIIALDPRTGEVLCLVSKPDYDLNVFSGAPDAKDVSSLFNNPDKPLFNRVTQTKYPPGSTWKMMMALAGMGSKKITTTSTISCPGSFMYGNRNFEDHGSYGAISVTRAIEVSSNVFFYKLGLMLGIKDYHDYSEMFGFGNRTGIDLPNETRGLLPSEDYFNKVYGVNKWSQGLLVSLGIGQGELGVSPVQMVSYTAAICMDGQYIQPHIVRKIYNSSTNQEYPLEFKKRQIDLQQSYFDAVKKGMFLVVNGNGTAKNIKNDDYLLAGKTGTAQNTKGANHSWFVGYAPYDNPKIAICVLGENAGWGAQVAAPIAGAIMVRFLSGNTVDVFIEGSSTEAYD
- a CDS encoding rod shape-determining protein, translating into MPFLGMFSNDIAIDLGTANTLIYMKGKGIVLNEPSIVTFDVTTRKIVAIGEEAKKMMGRVHKELNTIRPMRDGVIADFEIAEGMLKDFIKKITSGFMPAKRIVICVPSGITEVEKRAVRDTAEKAGAKEVFLISEPMAAAIGIGLDVTAPFGNMIIDIGGGTTEIAVIALSGITNGVSIRVAGDELTEAIIRFFRANQNMLIGETTAENIKCQVGSVMPLEEEIIIEVKGRDLVAGVPKLTEVSSIEIREALNAPVQQMVEAVKVALEKTAPELSSDILDRGIFLTGGGALLQGLDERIRVETGVPVHVAEEPLTAVARGTGKILEDISKYRKVLLSR
- the purH gene encoding bifunctional phosphoribosylaminoimidazolecarboxamide formyltransferase/IMP cyclohydrolase produces the protein MKKTALISVYYKDGLLQFAKELIDRNFEIVSTGGTSKFLSENNIPVTTVESITNFPEVLNGRVKTLHPGVFSGILAQKDNPEHISQLANHNLKSFDLIVVTLYPFAETIAEPGVQLEDAIEKIDIGGVSLIRAAAKNYSSVSVLVKQSQYDDYLNEFDKTNGSISNQFSLDLAADAFTLISKYDDDIKDYFRDLTKNDSGLRYGENPHQKASFEKTNFDDIFEVFHGKELSYNNLLDVDAAHSLINEFINNEPTTAIVKHGNPCGVATAKTLRESYLRAFESDTASPFGGIIIFNKTLDIETAIEADKIFSEIILAPAYGDGVLDLLMKKKNRRLIIFNFYESFKESREITGGILHQDRDNIVFNKDEIKCVTSKQPEVKQMQDMEFAYKIVKHTKSNAVVFVKDQQTVGVGGGQPSRIDSTKIAVSKAKQFGLNLNGSVVASDAYFPFADGLIATAEAGAAAVIQPGGSVRDDEVIKEADARGLCMVFTGYRHFRH
- the rodA gene encoding rod shape-determining protein RodA — encoded protein: MERRIFERFDITLFLAIVALIIIGIFAIFSATQSNPVTADYYLKQMTFAIIGLVMVVVVSFVPPRYISSISYYLYGFSLVLLVLVLIFGKTINGNKSWFYIAGFGIQPSEFAKVATVLAIANFFYKGDEDNLKIIPFDIFKALMFVLIPAVLVKLENDTGTTLVMLSFFIPMFFWAGVSPFLLYAVITPVFAVVLAFINFYFFVAYCIVILISLFFFKKHWIQSLIVIVLNIISGLSVSYLFSKLQPYQQNRIKAVFDPSSDPLGSGYNVIQSKVAIGSGGLWGKGYMQGSQTQLRFIPEQWTDFIFCMVGEEFGFFGTMVILILFIIVIFRMLNNAYYSKNRFLSLACIGFGSIFFFHMFINIGMTIGITPVIGIPLPLVSNGVSSLLSFLLMVGIAMNTYRHKDIFL
- the mreC gene encoding rod shape-determining protein MreC — protein: MKKLGQLILNLKEYLILSVLIIFSLAFIFSNDNTQIRFLRAIAVGMFGTVQSGISSIPNVFELQEENKILRENNIRLSNDVANLKEARLENIRLSKLLSFKESSGLGLVSAKIVNKSVFQTRNTITINAGEGDSLNLNMPVITDAGLVGRIVSMSKNYSIAQILYNKDLRITVKVQRSRVDGILQFDGVTALNITNVPKTADVQIGDVIITSEYSNLFPSGIPVGTVTETGNLDNLFMKIVIQPLVNFNTLENVFVLKSYPNKEKYLLEKTYNPGRK
- the purN gene encoding phosphoribosylglycinamide formyltransferase → MNICVFASGSGSNFRALLEARKSNYIKSEFKLLITNNSRCGAVDIAKEFDVESFHISRKVFHDLNDSDYAKLFSDLLDKYSINLIVLAGYMKMIEPAVIRKFKNRIINIHPALLPSFGGKGMYGMNVHKAVIDSGAKESGVTIHLVDEIYDNGRILLQEKVNVDSNDDELTLQKKVLTLEHKYFKEVIKQIEEGKLVL